A genomic window from Aquila chrysaetos chrysaetos chromosome 9, bAquChr1.4, whole genome shotgun sequence includes:
- the BCAN gene encoding brevican core protein isoform X3: protein MASALPLLLLWVFAPTVVPEVFGPGDGTEDLKALQVSIPRHPALDAVLAGEITIPCLITYLGPQPTAGTAGRRAVLGTPRVKWTFISEGREVEILVARGDRVKVSEDYRLRASLPIFHQRYTNASLLLTELRPNDSGIYRCDVQHGIEDGHDILDVKVKGVVFHYREGSMRYAYTFAEALEACARIGARIATPEQLYAAYLGGYEQCDAGWIADQTVRYPIHTPREACYGDMNGFPGVRNYGVVDPEDMYDVYCYAEDLPGEIFLETAPDKFTLEEAAARCRALGAELASTGQLYAAWSAGLDACSPGWLADGSVRYPIVTPRERCGGALPGVKTIFLFRNQTGFPDAQSRYDAYCFREGTNSFPEAAGKYQAREPEGFQEIVTVAEKLEELQLPKAQVEIESRGAIYAVPFFKDTELEKPSLSPEDALGPGARPPPLDTSVSSGHPTSSAPFPMVPAIPKAGILLSCGAKPGSSSPAEEDGATGTVGQCTVAGHEPSGTEEEQRAALGRDPGSISAESLDGGQDRSQPMEPDEAASTEILSMAPRVGTEELTGTPSPAGATEDSRESGGMSPRGHKSGGVSTPIPAAEDAEISGDVVESPGASPLPPAPLQPQEEGEEQSGALWLPSPTTLGDGSTVPTAEVPGSSSVPATGGEEAVPRPPSTDRGMPAASLEEEEEEEDEEDQPAPSVATVEGFLAAVPGEPGDCVPNPCLNGGTCMEDSARLACLCLPGYGGSSCERLLEKCSPGWESFQGACYKHFSTRRSWEDAETQCRHYGGHLATILTPEEQDFINDQYREYQWIGLNDRTIEGDFQWSDGSPLLYENWHPGQPDSYFLSGENCVVIVWHDGGQWSDVPCNYHLSYTCKMGLVQCGPPPAISNAHAFGKPKQRYEIGSITRYQCRHGFIPRRSPIIRCQEDGMWEPPQLTCHPGLAQPPDD, encoded by the exons ATGGCCTCAGccctcccgctgctgctgctctgggtgTTTGCCCCCACGGTGGTCCCGGAGGTGTTTGGACCCGGAGATGGTACAG AGGACCTCAAGGCTCTGCAGGTCTCCATCCCACGCCACCCAGCCCTCGACGCCGTGCTGGCAGGCGAAATCACCATTCCCTGCCTCATCACCTACCTCGGCCCCCAGCCCACTGCTGGCACAGCCGGCCGCCGGGCAGTCCTGGGAACCCCCCGGGTCAAGTGGACCTTCATCTctgagggcagggaggtggAGATCTTGGTAGCCCGGGGGGACAGGGTGAAGGTGAGCGAGGACTATCGCCTCCGTGCCTCCCTGCCTATCTTCCACCAGCGCTACACCAACGCCTCTCTGCTGCTCACCGAGCTGCGGCCCAACGACTCGGGGATCTACCGCTGCGACGTGCAGCACGGCATCGAGGACGGCCACGATATCCTCGATGTCAAAGTCAAAG GAGTGGTGTTTCACTACCGGGAGGGCTCCATGCGCTATGCCTACACCTTCGCCGAGGCGCTGGAAGCTTGCGCCAGGATCGGTGCCCGCATCGCCACCCCCGAGCAGCTGTATGCTGCCTACCTCGGCGGCTACGAGCAGTGCGATGCCGGCTGGATTGCTGACCAGACTGTCAG GTACCCCATCCACACACCCCGCGAGGCCTGCTATGGAGACATGAACGGCTTCCCCGGGGTGAGGAACTACGGGGTGGTGGACCCGGAGGACATGTACGACGTGTACTGCTACGCCGAGGACCTCCCAG GGGAGATCTTTTTGGAGACAGCCCCAGACAAATTCACACTGGAGGAGGCGGCGGCACGTTGCCGGGCGCTGGGTGCGGAGCTGGCAAGCACGGGGCAGCTCTACGCAGCTTGGAGCGCAGGGCTGGATGCCTGTAGTCCCGGCTGGCTGGCCGACGGCAGTGTCCGCTACCCCATCGTCACCCCTCGAGAACGCTGCGGCGGGGCCCTGCCGGGTGTCAAAACCATCTTCCTCTTCCGCAACCAGACGGGATTCCCCGATGCCCAGAGCAGATACGATGCGTACTGCTTTCGAG AAGGGACAAACTCTTTCCCTGAGGCTGCAGGAAAATACCAAGCCAGAGAGCCCGAGGGCTTCCAGGAGATTGTTACAGTGGCAgaaaagctggaggagctgcagctgcccaAAGCGCAAGTGGAGATTGAGTCACGAGGGGCTATATACGCCGTCCCTTTCTTTAAGGACACTGAGCTGGAAAAGCCGAGCCTGTCCCCCGAAGACGCACTTGGGCCAggggcccggccccccccgctAGATACCTCCGTGTCCTCAGGTCACCCAACCTCTTCCGCCCCTTTCCCTATGGTCCCGGCCATTCCCAAGGCAGGCATCCTGCTTAGTTGTGGTGCAAAACCGGGGAGCTCATCCCCTGCGGAGGAGGATGGGGCGACAGGGACAGTTGGGCAGTGCACAGTGGCCGGGCATGAGCCGTCCGGCACGG AGGAGGAACAGCGAGCAGCGCTGGGCAGGGACCCTGGCAGCATATCGGCAGAGAGCCTGGACGGAGGGCAAGACCGCAGCCAGCCCATGGAGCCGGATGAAGCTGCCAGCACGGAGATACTCTCCATGGCCCCACGGGTGGGCACAGAGGAACTCACCGGTACCCCATCCCCTGCGGGGGCCACGGAAG ATAGCCGAGAGTCTGGTGGGATGTCCCCACGTGGCCACAAGTCCGGTGGCGTGAGTACCCCCATCCCTGCCGCTGAAGACGCTGAGATCTCGGGAGACGTGGTCGAAAGCCCCGGGGcgtccccgctgccccccgcgCCCTTGCAGCCacaagaggagggagaagagcagtCGGGGGCCCTGTGGCTCCCCTCGCCCACGACCCTGGGGGACGGGAGCACTGTCCCCACGGCGGAGgtgcctggcagcagcagcgtgCCAGCCACGGGAGGTGAGGAGGCTGTGCCGCGACCCCCGAGCACTGACCGTGGGATGCCTGCTGCATctttggaagaggaggaggaggaggaagatgaggaagacCAACCCGCTCCCTCTGTTGCAACCGTGGAGGGTTTCCTTGCAGCCGTTCCCGGAGAACCAG GTGACTGCGTCCCCAACCCCTGCCTGAACGGAGGGACCTGCATGGAGGACAGTGCCCGCCTCGCCTGCCTGTGCCTGCCGGGCTatggaggcagcagctgtgaaAGAC TGCTGGAGAAGTGCAGCCCCGGCTGGGAGAGCTTCCAGGGAGCCTGCTACAAGCACTTCTCCACCCGGAGGAGCTGGGAGGATGCGGAGACCCAGTGCAGGCATTACGGGGGACACCTGGCCACCATTCTGACCCCCGAAGAGCAGGACTTCATCAATG ACCAGTACAGGGAGTACCAGTGGATTGGCTTGAACGACCGGACCATTGAGGGGGATTTCCAGTGGTCCGATGGGAGCCCCTTG CTTTATGAGAACTGGCACCCTGGGCAGCCCGACAGCTATTTTCTCTCCGGGGAGAACTGCGTGGTCATCGTGTGGCACGATGGGGGCCAGTGGAGTGACGTGCCCTGCAACTACCACCTCTCCTACACCTGCAAAATGGGGCTGG TACAGTGTGGGCCGCCCCCTGCCATCAGCAACGCCCACGCCTTCGGCAAACCAAAGCAGCGCTACGAGATCGGCTCCATCACGCGGTACCAGTGCCGCCACGGCTTCATCCCTCGTCGCTCACCCATCATCCGGTGCCAGGAGGATGGGATGTGGGAGCCGCCCCAGCTGACCTGCCACCCCG gccTGGCTCAGCCCCCCGATGACTGA
- the BCAN gene encoding brevican core protein isoform X2 codes for MASALPLLLLWVFAPTVVPEVFGPGDGTEDLKALQVSIPRHPALDAVLAGEITIPCLITYLGPQPTAGTAGRRAVLGTPRVKWTFISEGREVEILVARGDRVKVSEDYRLRASLPIFHQRYTNASLLLTELRPNDSGIYRCDVQHGIEDGHDILDVKVKGVVFHYREGSMRYAYTFAEALEACARIGARIATPEQLYAAYLGGYEQCDAGWIADQTVRYPIHTPREACYGDMNGFPGVRNYGVVDPEDMYDVYCYAEDLPGEIFLETAPDKFTLEEAAARCRALGAELASTGQLYAAWSAGLDACSPGWLADGSVRYPIVTPRERCGGALPGVKTIFLFRNQTGFPDAQSRYDAYCFREGTNSFPEAAGKYQAREPEGFQEIVTVAEKLEELQLPKAQVEIESRGAIYAVPFFKDTELEKPSLSPEDALGPGARPPPLDTSVSSEEEQRAALGRDPGSISAESLDGGQDRSQPMEPDEAASTEILSMAPRVGTEELTGTPSPAGATEGDMEPPEGFPRPPSPTASTHRPDRPWDAMGRPAHAASPGAPGHRVTLPTSATSATSSDSRESGGMSPRGHKSGGVSTPIPAAEDAEISGDVVESPGASPLPPAPLQPQEEGEEQSGALWLPSPTTLGDGSTVPTAEVPGSSSVPATGGEEAVPRPPSTDRGMPAASLEEEEEEEDEEDQPAPSVATVEGFLAAVPGEPGDCVPNPCLNGGTCMEDSARLACLCLPGYGGSSCERLLEKCSPGWESFQGACYKHFSTRRSWEDAETQCRHYGGHLATILTPEEQDFINDQYREYQWIGLNDRTIEGDFQWSDGSPLLYENWHPGQPDSYFLSGENCVVIVWHDGGQWSDVPCNYHLSYTCKMGLVQCGPPPAISNAHAFGKPKQRYEIGSITRYQCRHGFIPRRSPIIRCQEDGMWEPPQLTCHPGLAQPPDD; via the exons ATGGCCTCAGccctcccgctgctgctgctctgggtgTTTGCCCCCACGGTGGTCCCGGAGGTGTTTGGACCCGGAGATGGTACAG AGGACCTCAAGGCTCTGCAGGTCTCCATCCCACGCCACCCAGCCCTCGACGCCGTGCTGGCAGGCGAAATCACCATTCCCTGCCTCATCACCTACCTCGGCCCCCAGCCCACTGCTGGCACAGCCGGCCGCCGGGCAGTCCTGGGAACCCCCCGGGTCAAGTGGACCTTCATCTctgagggcagggaggtggAGATCTTGGTAGCCCGGGGGGACAGGGTGAAGGTGAGCGAGGACTATCGCCTCCGTGCCTCCCTGCCTATCTTCCACCAGCGCTACACCAACGCCTCTCTGCTGCTCACCGAGCTGCGGCCCAACGACTCGGGGATCTACCGCTGCGACGTGCAGCACGGCATCGAGGACGGCCACGATATCCTCGATGTCAAAGTCAAAG GAGTGGTGTTTCACTACCGGGAGGGCTCCATGCGCTATGCCTACACCTTCGCCGAGGCGCTGGAAGCTTGCGCCAGGATCGGTGCCCGCATCGCCACCCCCGAGCAGCTGTATGCTGCCTACCTCGGCGGCTACGAGCAGTGCGATGCCGGCTGGATTGCTGACCAGACTGTCAG GTACCCCATCCACACACCCCGCGAGGCCTGCTATGGAGACATGAACGGCTTCCCCGGGGTGAGGAACTACGGGGTGGTGGACCCGGAGGACATGTACGACGTGTACTGCTACGCCGAGGACCTCCCAG GGGAGATCTTTTTGGAGACAGCCCCAGACAAATTCACACTGGAGGAGGCGGCGGCACGTTGCCGGGCGCTGGGTGCGGAGCTGGCAAGCACGGGGCAGCTCTACGCAGCTTGGAGCGCAGGGCTGGATGCCTGTAGTCCCGGCTGGCTGGCCGACGGCAGTGTCCGCTACCCCATCGTCACCCCTCGAGAACGCTGCGGCGGGGCCCTGCCGGGTGTCAAAACCATCTTCCTCTTCCGCAACCAGACGGGATTCCCCGATGCCCAGAGCAGATACGATGCGTACTGCTTTCGAG AAGGGACAAACTCTTTCCCTGAGGCTGCAGGAAAATACCAAGCCAGAGAGCCCGAGGGCTTCCAGGAGATTGTTACAGTGGCAgaaaagctggaggagctgcagctgcccaAAGCGCAAGTGGAGATTGAGTCACGAGGGGCTATATACGCCGTCCCTTTCTTTAAGGACACTGAGCTGGAAAAGCCGAGCCTGTCCCCCGAAGACGCACTTGGGCCAggggcccggccccccccgctAGATACCTCCGTGTCCTCAG AGGAGGAACAGCGAGCAGCGCTGGGCAGGGACCCTGGCAGCATATCGGCAGAGAGCCTGGACGGAGGGCAAGACCGCAGCCAGCCCATGGAGCCGGATGAAGCTGCCAGCACGGAGATACTCTCCATGGCCCCACGGGTGGGCACAGAGGAACTCACCGGTACCCCATCCCCTGCGGGGGCCACGGAAGGTGACATGGAGCCTCCTGAGGGGTTTCCCCGGCCACCCAGTCCCACCGCCTCCACACACCGCCCCGACCGCCCGTGGGATGCCATGGGGCGTCCAGCCCacgctgccagccctggggcacCCGGGCACCGGGTGACGTTGCCGACCAGTGCCACTTCTGCCACCTCATCAGATAGCCGAGAGTCTGGTGGGATGTCCCCACGTGGCCACAAGTCCGGTGGCGTGAGTACCCCCATCCCTGCCGCTGAAGACGCTGAGATCTCGGGAGACGTGGTCGAAAGCCCCGGGGcgtccccgctgccccccgcgCCCTTGCAGCCacaagaggagggagaagagcagtCGGGGGCCCTGTGGCTCCCCTCGCCCACGACCCTGGGGGACGGGAGCACTGTCCCCACGGCGGAGgtgcctggcagcagcagcgtgCCAGCCACGGGAGGTGAGGAGGCTGTGCCGCGACCCCCGAGCACTGACCGTGGGATGCCTGCTGCATctttggaagaggaggaggaggaggaagatgaggaagacCAACCCGCTCCCTCTGTTGCAACCGTGGAGGGTTTCCTTGCAGCCGTTCCCGGAGAACCAG GTGACTGCGTCCCCAACCCCTGCCTGAACGGAGGGACCTGCATGGAGGACAGTGCCCGCCTCGCCTGCCTGTGCCTGCCGGGCTatggaggcagcagctgtgaaAGAC TGCTGGAGAAGTGCAGCCCCGGCTGGGAGAGCTTCCAGGGAGCCTGCTACAAGCACTTCTCCACCCGGAGGAGCTGGGAGGATGCGGAGACCCAGTGCAGGCATTACGGGGGACACCTGGCCACCATTCTGACCCCCGAAGAGCAGGACTTCATCAATG ACCAGTACAGGGAGTACCAGTGGATTGGCTTGAACGACCGGACCATTGAGGGGGATTTCCAGTGGTCCGATGGGAGCCCCTTG CTTTATGAGAACTGGCACCCTGGGCAGCCCGACAGCTATTTTCTCTCCGGGGAGAACTGCGTGGTCATCGTGTGGCACGATGGGGGCCAGTGGAGTGACGTGCCCTGCAACTACCACCTCTCCTACACCTGCAAAATGGGGCTGG TACAGTGTGGGCCGCCCCCTGCCATCAGCAACGCCCACGCCTTCGGCAAACCAAAGCAGCGCTACGAGATCGGCTCCATCACGCGGTACCAGTGCCGCCACGGCTTCATCCCTCGTCGCTCACCCATCATCCGGTGCCAGGAGGATGGGATGTGGGAGCCGCCCCAGCTGACCTGCCACCCCG gccTGGCTCAGCCCCCCGATGACTGA
- the BCAN gene encoding brevican core protein isoform X4, with the protein MASALPLLLLWVFAPTVVPEVFGPGDGTEDLKALQVSIPRHPALDAVLAGEITIPCLITYLGPQPTAGTAGRRAVLGTPRVKWTFISEGREVEILVARGDRVKVSEDYRLRASLPIFHQRYTNASLLLTELRPNDSGIYRCDVQHGIEDGHDILDVKVKGVVFHYREGSMRYAYTFAEALEACARIGARIATPEQLYAAYLGGYEQCDAGWIADQTVRYPIHTPREACYGDMNGFPGVRNYGVVDPEDMYDVYCYAEDLPEGTNSFPEAAGKYQAREPEGFQEIVTVAEKLEELQLPKAQVEIESRGAIYAVPFFKDTELEKPSLSPEDALGPGARPPPLDTSVSSGHPTSSAPFPMVPAIPKAGILLSCGAKPGSSSPAEEDGATGTVGQCTVAGHEPSGTEEEQRAALGRDPGSISAESLDGGQDRSQPMEPDEAASTEILSMAPRVGTEELTGTPSPAGATEGDMEPPEGFPRPPSPTASTHRPDRPWDAMGRPAHAASPGAPGHRVTLPTSATSATSSDSRESGGMSPRGHKSGGVSTPIPAAEDAEISGDVVESPGASPLPPAPLQPQEEGEEQSGALWLPSPTTLGDGSTVPTAEVPGSSSVPATGGEEAVPRPPSTDRGMPAASLEEEEEEEDEEDQPAPSVATVEGFLAAVPGEPGDCVPNPCLNGGTCMEDSARLACLCLPGYGGSSCERLLEKCSPGWESFQGACYKHFSTRRSWEDAETQCRHYGGHLATILTPEEQDFINDQYREYQWIGLNDRTIEGDFQWSDGSPLLYENWHPGQPDSYFLSGENCVVIVWHDGGQWSDVPCNYHLSYTCKMGLVQCGPPPAISNAHAFGKPKQRYEIGSITRYQCRHGFIPRRSPIIRCQEDGMWEPPQLTCHPGLAQPPDD; encoded by the exons ATGGCCTCAGccctcccgctgctgctgctctgggtgTTTGCCCCCACGGTGGTCCCGGAGGTGTTTGGACCCGGAGATGGTACAG AGGACCTCAAGGCTCTGCAGGTCTCCATCCCACGCCACCCAGCCCTCGACGCCGTGCTGGCAGGCGAAATCACCATTCCCTGCCTCATCACCTACCTCGGCCCCCAGCCCACTGCTGGCACAGCCGGCCGCCGGGCAGTCCTGGGAACCCCCCGGGTCAAGTGGACCTTCATCTctgagggcagggaggtggAGATCTTGGTAGCCCGGGGGGACAGGGTGAAGGTGAGCGAGGACTATCGCCTCCGTGCCTCCCTGCCTATCTTCCACCAGCGCTACACCAACGCCTCTCTGCTGCTCACCGAGCTGCGGCCCAACGACTCGGGGATCTACCGCTGCGACGTGCAGCACGGCATCGAGGACGGCCACGATATCCTCGATGTCAAAGTCAAAG GAGTGGTGTTTCACTACCGGGAGGGCTCCATGCGCTATGCCTACACCTTCGCCGAGGCGCTGGAAGCTTGCGCCAGGATCGGTGCCCGCATCGCCACCCCCGAGCAGCTGTATGCTGCCTACCTCGGCGGCTACGAGCAGTGCGATGCCGGCTGGATTGCTGACCAGACTGTCAG GTACCCCATCCACACACCCCGCGAGGCCTGCTATGGAGACATGAACGGCTTCCCCGGGGTGAGGAACTACGGGGTGGTGGACCCGGAGGACATGTACGACGTGTACTGCTACGCCGAGGACCTCCCAG AAGGGACAAACTCTTTCCCTGAGGCTGCAGGAAAATACCAAGCCAGAGAGCCCGAGGGCTTCCAGGAGATTGTTACAGTGGCAgaaaagctggaggagctgcagctgcccaAAGCGCAAGTGGAGATTGAGTCACGAGGGGCTATATACGCCGTCCCTTTCTTTAAGGACACTGAGCTGGAAAAGCCGAGCCTGTCCCCCGAAGACGCACTTGGGCCAggggcccggccccccccgctAGATACCTCCGTGTCCTCAGGTCACCCAACCTCTTCCGCCCCTTTCCCTATGGTCCCGGCCATTCCCAAGGCAGGCATCCTGCTTAGTTGTGGTGCAAAACCGGGGAGCTCATCCCCTGCGGAGGAGGATGGGGCGACAGGGACAGTTGGGCAGTGCACAGTGGCCGGGCATGAGCCGTCCGGCACGG AGGAGGAACAGCGAGCAGCGCTGGGCAGGGACCCTGGCAGCATATCGGCAGAGAGCCTGGACGGAGGGCAAGACCGCAGCCAGCCCATGGAGCCGGATGAAGCTGCCAGCACGGAGATACTCTCCATGGCCCCACGGGTGGGCACAGAGGAACTCACCGGTACCCCATCCCCTGCGGGGGCCACGGAAGGTGACATGGAGCCTCCTGAGGGGTTTCCCCGGCCACCCAGTCCCACCGCCTCCACACACCGCCCCGACCGCCCGTGGGATGCCATGGGGCGTCCAGCCCacgctgccagccctggggcacCCGGGCACCGGGTGACGTTGCCGACCAGTGCCACTTCTGCCACCTCATCAGATAGCCGAGAGTCTGGTGGGATGTCCCCACGTGGCCACAAGTCCGGTGGCGTGAGTACCCCCATCCCTGCCGCTGAAGACGCTGAGATCTCGGGAGACGTGGTCGAAAGCCCCGGGGcgtccccgctgccccccgcgCCCTTGCAGCCacaagaggagggagaagagcagtCGGGGGCCCTGTGGCTCCCCTCGCCCACGACCCTGGGGGACGGGAGCACTGTCCCCACGGCGGAGgtgcctggcagcagcagcgtgCCAGCCACGGGAGGTGAGGAGGCTGTGCCGCGACCCCCGAGCACTGACCGTGGGATGCCTGCTGCATctttggaagaggaggaggaggaggaagatgaggaagacCAACCCGCTCCCTCTGTTGCAACCGTGGAGGGTTTCCTTGCAGCCGTTCCCGGAGAACCAG GTGACTGCGTCCCCAACCCCTGCCTGAACGGAGGGACCTGCATGGAGGACAGTGCCCGCCTCGCCTGCCTGTGCCTGCCGGGCTatggaggcagcagctgtgaaAGAC TGCTGGAGAAGTGCAGCCCCGGCTGGGAGAGCTTCCAGGGAGCCTGCTACAAGCACTTCTCCACCCGGAGGAGCTGGGAGGATGCGGAGACCCAGTGCAGGCATTACGGGGGACACCTGGCCACCATTCTGACCCCCGAAGAGCAGGACTTCATCAATG ACCAGTACAGGGAGTACCAGTGGATTGGCTTGAACGACCGGACCATTGAGGGGGATTTCCAGTGGTCCGATGGGAGCCCCTTG CTTTATGAGAACTGGCACCCTGGGCAGCCCGACAGCTATTTTCTCTCCGGGGAGAACTGCGTGGTCATCGTGTGGCACGATGGGGGCCAGTGGAGTGACGTGCCCTGCAACTACCACCTCTCCTACACCTGCAAAATGGGGCTGG TACAGTGTGGGCCGCCCCCTGCCATCAGCAACGCCCACGCCTTCGGCAAACCAAAGCAGCGCTACGAGATCGGCTCCATCACGCGGTACCAGTGCCGCCACGGCTTCATCCCTCGTCGCTCACCCATCATCCGGTGCCAGGAGGATGGGATGTGGGAGCCGCCCCAGCTGACCTGCCACCCCG gccTGGCTCAGCCCCCCGATGACTGA